In one window of Henckelia pumila isolate YLH828 chromosome 1, ASM3356847v2, whole genome shotgun sequence DNA:
- the LOC140865440 gene encoding uncharacterized protein: protein MSETDSGSSSTMHQTKAAETRVPFSDQHSVQITTIRLNGENFMRWSQSARMYIRGRGKIGYLTGEKKEPKPDESSYATWDAENSMVMTWLVNSMAEDISVNYMCYHTAQELWDNVNQMYSDLGNQSQVYELTLKLGQIRQGEDNVTKYFNSLKNLWQDLDLFSSYEWKSSEDGKHYKKMVEDNRIFTFLIGLNAKFDEVRGRIIGRQPLPSMGEVFSEVRREESRRLVMLGKKVSTGAINMETSALVTCEANASQKRNEKPSVYYDVCEKPYHTRETCWKIHGKPANWKSKQKGRFNRNPTAHEELVHPFNKEQVDYLLKLLKSNSTSSGSPNTSLAQTGDFFKAYTCRSNSLDFPWITDSGASDHMTNSPHFFQTYSPCSGSKKVRIAYGSYSAIAGKGLVQLSNAITLKSVLHVPKLNCNLLSEQSSGKMIGSAKLIDGLYYFDNDFSNNKAAQGLINIDAPIAIRKGTRTCTQHPIAKYLSYEKLCPNHKAFTSNISHLFVPRNIQEALDDQNWKSAVLEEMNALEKNKTWDIVDLPKGKRTVGCRWLFNIKCKANGSVERYKACIVAKGFTQTYGIDYQETFAPVAKIHSIRVLLSLAVNLNWQLHQLDIKNAFLNGDLEEEVFMSLPPGFQGKYDQNKVCRLRKSLYGLKQSPRVWFERFLKAVKAQGYYQSQADHTMFYKHSKKGQIAVLIVYVDDIILTGDDFEELARLK, encoded by the exons ATGTCGGAAACTGACTCTGGGTCTTCATCTACTATGCACCAAACTAAAGCTGCTGAAACTCGAGTCCCGTTCTCTGACCAGCACTCGGTCCAAATTACAACTATTCGACTGAATGGGGAAAACTTTATGCGCTGGTCCCAATCTGCAAGGATGTATATCCGAGGTAGAGGGAAAATTGGATACCTGACTGGGGAAAAAAAGGAACCAAAGCCCGATGAGTCTTCCTATGCCACTTGGGATGCAGAAAACTCGATGGTCATGACATGGCTGGTCAATTCAATGGCTGAAGACATCAGTGTCAATTATATGTGTTATCATACGGCTCAAGAACTTTGGGACAATGTAAATCAGATGTATTCTGATTTGGGAAATCAGTCTCAAGTCTATGAATTGACGCTGAAGCTTGGACAGATTCGCCAAGGTGAAGATAatgtcacaaaatattttaattcattGAAAAATTTGTGGCAAGATCTTGATTTATTCAGCAGCTATGAGTGGAAATCATCCGAGGATGGcaaacactacaagaaaatggTAGAAGACAATCGGATTTTTACATTCCTTATTGGGCTAAATGCTAAATTTGATGAAGTACGAGGCAGGATCATTGGACGTCAACCACTGCCATCAATGGGTGAGGTCTTTTCTGAAGTTCGACGAGAGGAAAGTCGCAGACTTGTGATGCTTGGAAAGAAAGTATCAACGGGAGCTATAAATATGGAGACTTCTGCCCTTGTTACATGTGAGGCAAATGCAAGCCAGAAAAGAAATGAAAAGCCTTCTGTTTACTATGATGTTTGTGAAAAACCTTATCACACTCGTGAAACTTGCTGGAAAATTCATGGTAAACCAGCAAATTGGAAAAGTAAACAAAAGGGCAGATTCAATCGAAACCCAACAGCTCATGAAGAACTGGTTCATCCGTTCAACAAAGAACAAGTGGATTATCTTCTGAAACTATTGAAATCCAATTCAACATCATCTGGTAGTCCTAATACTTCTTTGGCTCAAACAGGTGACTTCTTTAAAGCCTATACTTGTCGTTCCAATTCTCTCGATTTTCCTTGGATAACTGATTCAGGAGCATCTGATCACATGACAAATTCTCCCCATTTTTTTCAAACTTATTCTCCTTGTTCTGGTTCAAAAAAGGTTAGGATAGCTTATGGTTCTTATTCTGCCATAGCAGGTAAAGGTTTAGTTCAACTGTCCAATGCTATCACTCTTAAATCTGTCCTTCATGTTCCTAAGCTCAATTGTAACCTTTTGTCA GAACAGAGCTCGGGGAAGATGATTGGTAGTGCTAAGTTGATAGATGGCCTCTATTACTTTGACAATGACttttcaaacaataaagcaGCTCAAGGGTTGATTA ATATTGATGCTCCCATAGCTATTAGAAAAGGAACTCGAACTTGCACCCAACACCCGATTGCCAAATATCTATCATATGAAAAACTTTGTCCCAATCATAAAGCTTTTACTTCAAATATATCTCACTTATTTGTTCCAAGAAATATTCAGGAAGCACTAGATGATCAAAATTGGAAATCGGCAGTGTTGGAAGAAATGAATGcacttgaaaaaaataaaacatgggACATCGTTGACTTGCCCAAAGGAAAAAGGACTGTTGGATGTCGATGGTTGTTCAATATTAAGTGTAAAGCAAATGGAAGTGTGGAGCGATACAAAGCATGTATTGTGGCAAAGGGCTTTACGCAAACCTACGGCATTGACTATCAGGAGACTTTCGCCCCTGTAGCAAAAATACATTCTATTCGAGTCTTGTTATCATTGGCTGTTAATTTGAATTGGCAATTACACCAGCTGGACATAAAAAATGCGTTCTTGAATGGAGACTTGGAAGAAGAGGTGTTCATGAGCCTACCACCTGGGTTTCAGGGAAAGTATGATCAGAACAAAGTTTGTAGACTCAGAAAGTCTCTATATGGTTTAAAACAATCACCGAGGGTCTGGTTTGAACGTTTTTTAAAGGCTGTGAAAGCTCAAGGGTATTATCAGAGTCAGGCAGACCATACTATGTTCTATAAACACAGTAAAAAAGGGCAAATTGCTGTCTTaattgtatatgttgatgatataattttgacaGGTGATGACTTTGAAGAATTGGCAAGACTAAAATAG